From a single Pempheris klunzingeri isolate RE-2024b chromosome 2, fPemKlu1.hap1, whole genome shotgun sequence genomic region:
- the LOC139219978 gene encoding rho-related GTP-binding protein RhoA-D-like, which yields MAAIRKKLVIVGDGACGKTCLLIVFSKDQFPEVYVPTVFENYIADIEVDGKQVELALWDTAGQEDYDRLRPLSYPDTDVILMCFSIDSPDSLENIPEKWTPEVKHFCPNVPIILVGNKKDLRNDEHTRRELAKMKQEPVKTEEGRDMAGRISAFGYLECSAKTKDGVREVFEMATRAALQVRKRKKRGGCTLL from the exons ATGGCAGCCATTCGGAAGAAGCTGGTGATTGTCGGGGATGGAGCTTGCGGGAAAACATGTCTTCTCATTGTTTTCAGTAAAGACCAGTTTCCTGAAGTCTACGTCCCAACAGTGTTTGAGAACTACATCGCTGATATCGAGGTTGATGGAAAACAG GTGGAGTTGGCGCTGTGGGATACCGCAGGCCAAGAGGACTATGACAGGCTGAGGCCTCTCTCCTACCCCGACACAGACGTCATCCTCATGTGCTTCTCCATCGACAGCCCGGACAGTTTAG AAAATATCCCTGAGAAGTGGACGCCTGAGGTGAAGCACTTCTGTCCAAATGTTCCCATCATCCTGGTGGGGAACAAGAAGGACCTGAGGAATGATGAGCACACACGGAGAGAGCTGGCCAAGATGAAGCAG GAGCCGGTGAAgacagaggaaggcagagacaTGGCCGGCAGGATCAGTGCTTTTGGCTACTTGGAGTGCTCCGCCAAGACCAAGGACGGCGTGCGGGAAGTGTTCGAGATGGCCACTAGAGCGGCACTGCAGGTCCGCAAGCGCAAGAAGAGAGGCGGCTGCACGCTGCTGTGA